The following are encoded together in the Streptomyces rapamycinicus NRRL 5491 genome:
- a CDS encoding DUF4365 domain-containing protein yields MTLAAPEPAPTASGLALSGSPPVRGQIATTACMETLQVGYLHAVAAAAGCSLAQPFPDHGIDWHVSHSAPGHAVDDEVTIKVQLKATYQIAPDPPGPTFAFTLDNDHLVKLARSPVSVHKILVVMIVPRGQEDWLRAGHDRLSLRHCCYWINLAGHAVTGRRRTTVRIPTSRIFDDRALCEIMTRVGAGGRP; encoded by the coding sequence ATGACGCTCGCAGCACCCGAACCGGCCCCGACGGCGAGCGGCCTTGCCCTGAGCGGATCACCTCCCGTGCGTGGCCAAATCGCCACCACCGCCTGTATGGAGACCCTTCAGGTGGGCTATCTGCACGCGGTGGCCGCCGCAGCGGGCTGCTCACTGGCCCAGCCCTTCCCCGACCACGGCATCGACTGGCACGTCAGCCACAGCGCCCCCGGCCACGCCGTGGACGACGAGGTCACCATCAAGGTGCAGCTCAAGGCCACGTACCAGATCGCACCGGACCCTCCGGGGCCGACCTTCGCCTTCACGCTCGACAACGACCACCTGGTCAAGCTGGCCCGCAGCCCGGTCTCCGTGCACAAGATCCTCGTGGTGATGATCGTGCCGCGCGGCCAGGAGGACTGGCTGCGCGCCGGGCATGACCGCCTGTCCCTGCGCCACTGCTGCTACTGGATCAATCTGGCCGGCCACGCGGTCACGGGCCGCCGCCGGACCACCGTGCGGATCCCGACCTCGCGGATCTTCGACGACCGCGCGCTCTGCGAGATCATGACCCGGGTCGGGGCGGGAGGGAGACCGTGA
- a CDS encoding 3'-5' exonuclease — MPSWFEGPLAAFDTETTGVDVEHDRIVSAALVVQRGTGSLPEVRRWLVSPGVPVPSAATEIHGLTDAHLQRHGRWPAPVVDEVARAIAEQVTRGTPLVIMNAPFDLTLLDRELKRHRNSSLAGYLSLRSMTVLDPRVLDKHLDRYRKGRRTLIDLCEHYGVELTGAHDAAADAAAALHVVRAVGRRFASRLETLTPAELHARQTVWYAAQARGLQAWFALNGSDEICDPAWPLRPDLPAAA, encoded by the coding sequence ATGCCGTCCTGGTTCGAAGGGCCGCTCGCCGCCTTTGACACGGAGACCACGGGTGTCGATGTCGAGCATGACCGGATCGTATCGGCGGCCCTGGTGGTGCAGCGCGGGACCGGAAGTCTCCCGGAGGTCCGGCGCTGGCTGGTGAGTCCGGGGGTGCCGGTGCCGTCGGCGGCCACCGAGATACACGGTCTGACCGACGCTCATCTCCAGCGCCACGGCAGATGGCCGGCGCCGGTGGTGGACGAGGTGGCGCGGGCGATAGCGGAGCAGGTCACGCGGGGCACCCCGCTGGTGATCATGAACGCGCCGTTCGATCTGACCCTGCTGGACCGGGAGTTGAAGCGGCATCGCAACTCCAGCCTGGCGGGCTATCTTTCGCTGCGCTCGATGACCGTTCTGGATCCGCGGGTGCTGGACAAGCATCTGGACCGCTATCGCAAGGGCCGCCGCACCCTGATCGATCTGTGTGAGCACTACGGCGTGGAGCTGACCGGCGCGCATGACGCGGCGGCGGACGCGGCGGCCGCACTGCATGTCGTACGGGCGGTGGGCCGCCGGTTCGCCTCCCGCCTTGAGACCCTGACACCCGCCGAACTGCACGCGCGCCAGACGGTCTGGTACGCGGCGCAGGCCCGGGGGCTGCAGGCGTGGTTCGCGCTCAACGGCTCGGACGAGATCTGCGACCCGGCGTGGCCACTGCGTCCGGACCTTCCGGCCGCGGCCTGA
- a CDS encoding VOC family protein produces MAVATAAVLSLDCAEPEELAEFYARVLGAEIQPLTTPDRVEIVAPGGSRMAFLRDHGFAPPSWPRPDDSQQAHLDLLVEDVDAAERQVVDLGARPLDTKNNGGLRDIRIYSDPAGHPFSLRRA; encoded by the coding sequence ATGGCCGTCGCGACCGCAGCCGTACTGTCCTTGGACTGTGCCGAACCCGAAGAGCTCGCCGAGTTCTACGCCCGGGTGCTCGGCGCGGAGATCCAGCCGCTGACCACCCCGGACCGAGTCGAGATCGTCGCACCCGGCGGGTCGCGGATGGCCTTCCTGCGGGACCACGGCTTCGCCCCGCCGAGCTGGCCACGGCCGGACGACTCCCAGCAGGCGCATCTGGACCTGCTGGTGGAGGACGTCGACGCCGCGGAACGCCAGGTCGTCGACCTGGGCGCCCGGCCGCTGGACACCAAGAACAACGGTGGCCTGCGCGACATACGGATCTACTCCGACCCGGCCGGCCACCCCTTCTCGCTCCGCCGGGCCTGA
- a CDS encoding SRPBCC family protein — MDWCHYRFRSRWDLDAPPAAVFAVLANGDDYPRWWPQVREVRRIDERSGAARFRSLVPYDLRLIVSEARQDPADGVLEIGFAGDLEGWARWTVLPQGTGTRALFEQEVVARKPLLRRLALPGRPVFRVNHALMMRSGLRGLRAHLAARPAGPAGAPPGPASGPSGGNAV, encoded by the coding sequence ATGGACTGGTGCCATTACCGTTTCCGCAGCCGATGGGACCTCGACGCTCCGCCCGCCGCCGTCTTCGCGGTGCTGGCGAACGGCGACGACTATCCGCGGTGGTGGCCCCAGGTCCGTGAGGTCCGGCGGATCGACGAGCGCAGCGGCGCCGCCCGCTTCCGCTCCCTCGTCCCGTACGACCTGCGGCTGATCGTCAGCGAGGCACGGCAGGACCCGGCGGACGGCGTGCTGGAGATCGGCTTCGCGGGCGATCTGGAGGGCTGGGCGCGCTGGACGGTGCTGCCCCAGGGGACCGGCACCCGCGCCCTCTTCGAACAGGAGGTGGTGGCCCGCAAGCCGCTGCTGCGCCGTCTCGCGCTCCCCGGGCGCCCCGTCTTCCGGGTCAACCACGCCCTGATGATGCGCTCCGGGCTGCGGGGGCTGCGGGCGCACCTCGCCGCGCGGCCCGCCGGTCCGGCGGGGGCGCCGCCCGGTCCGGCCTCCGGACCCTCCGGCGGAAATGCGGTTTGA
- a CDS encoding carbohydrate ABC transporter permease, whose translation MSGFVAAVGRWRVRSVIWHVGALAVLAVILYPVVWVIGGSFKPGDQIVGSLQLLPTDPITDNYRRLSDGIADVPISTFFTNSLLLAVGSVIGVLFSCSLAAYAFARIRFAGRNALFTLMISTLLLPFQVLIIPQYILFQKLDLINTYVPLLLGKYLAADAFFVFLMVQFMRGLPRELDEAARLDGCGHLRIYWNIVLPLCRPALITSAIFTFIWSWNDFIGPLLYLNEPDKYTVSMGLKLFIDQDSVADYGGMVAMSMVALLPVLLFFLAFQRYLVEGAATSGLKG comes from the coding sequence GTGAGTGGATTTGTGGCGGCGGTCGGGCGGTGGCGGGTGCGCTCGGTCATCTGGCATGTGGGGGCGCTCGCCGTGCTTGCGGTGATCCTCTACCCCGTGGTGTGGGTGATCGGCGGCTCGTTCAAGCCCGGTGACCAGATCGTCGGCAGCCTCCAGTTGCTGCCCACCGATCCGATCACGGACAACTACCGGCGGCTCAGCGACGGCATCGCGGACGTGCCGATCTCGACCTTCTTCACCAACTCGCTGCTGCTGGCCGTCGGTTCGGTGATCGGCGTGCTGTTCTCCTGCTCACTGGCTGCCTACGCCTTTGCCAGGATCCGCTTCGCGGGGCGCAACGCGCTGTTCACGCTCATGATCTCCACCCTGCTGCTGCCGTTCCAGGTGTTGATCATTCCGCAGTACATCCTGTTCCAGAAGCTGGACCTGATCAATACGTATGTGCCGCTGCTGCTCGGCAAGTACCTGGCGGCGGACGCCTTCTTCGTCTTCCTGATGGTGCAGTTCATGCGCGGACTGCCCCGGGAACTGGACGAGGCCGCCCGGCTGGACGGCTGTGGCCATCTGCGCATCTACTGGAACATCGTGCTGCCGCTGTGCCGCCCGGCCCTGATCACCAGCGCGATCTTCACCTTCATCTGGTCCTGGAACGACTTCATCGGACCGCTGCTCTACCTCAACGAACCGGACAAGTACACGGTCTCGATGGGCCTGAAGCTCTTCATCGACCAGGACTCCGTCGCCGACTACGGAGGCATGGTCGCCATGTCGATGGTCGCCCTGCTGCCGGTGCTGCTGTTCTTCCTGGCCTTCCAGCGCTATCTGGTCGAGGGCGCGGCGACTTCCGGGCTGAAGGGCTGA
- a CDS encoding carbohydrate ABC transporter permease, with protein MTPTTTRAADGVRPPGGTTPGKATPGARPAPAAGRRQGRRETLAGYLFLTPWCVGILLLTLGPMLVSLYLAFTDYNLFDSPRWIGFKNFQDLFADDRWWTSVQVTLKYVLIGTPLKLAAALAVALLLVKPRKGQGFYRSAFYAPSLIGASVSIGVVWRAIFNDNAIVDKSMSLFGWDVGGWIGDPDWALPTLVTLTVWQFGAPMVIFLAGLKQVPSELYEAAEMDGAGRWRRFRSITLPMISPVLFFNLLLELIHSFQVFTSAVVIAGSGTNTGGPGDSLLVYGWYLYEQGFRNLRMGYAAAMAWMLMLGIGLVTAVLFKTQRGWVHYEEDAR; from the coding sequence GTGACACCGACCACGACGCGGGCGGCGGACGGAGTGCGGCCCCCCGGCGGGACGACCCCCGGGAAGGCCACCCCCGGCGCCCGCCCCGCCCCGGCGGCGGGGCGGCGCCAGGGCCGCCGGGAAACCCTCGCGGGCTATCTCTTCCTGACGCCCTGGTGCGTCGGGATCCTGCTGCTCACCCTCGGCCCGATGCTCGTCTCGCTCTATCTGGCGTTCACCGACTACAACCTCTTCGACTCGCCCCGGTGGATCGGGTTCAAGAACTTCCAGGACCTCTTCGCGGACGACCGCTGGTGGACCTCGGTCCAGGTGACGCTGAAGTACGTACTGATCGGCACCCCGCTGAAGCTGGCGGCGGCGCTCGCCGTGGCGCTGCTGCTGGTCAAACCCCGTAAGGGTCAGGGCTTCTACCGCTCGGCGTTCTACGCCCCCTCGCTCATCGGCGCCAGTGTGAGCATCGGCGTCGTCTGGCGGGCGATCTTCAACGACAATGCGATAGTCGACAAGTCGATGAGTCTCTTCGGATGGGACGTCGGCGGCTGGATCGGCGACCCGGACTGGGCCCTGCCCACCCTCGTCACCCTGACCGTCTGGCAGTTCGGCGCGCCGATGGTGATCTTCCTGGCCGGGCTGAAGCAGGTGCCCAGCGAGCTGTACGAGGCCGCCGAGATGGACGGCGCCGGCCGCTGGCGGCGGTTCCGGTCCATCACCCTGCCGATGATCTCGCCGGTGCTCTTCTTCAACCTCCTGCTGGAGCTCATCCACTCGTTCCAGGTCTTCACCTCGGCGGTGGTGATCGCGGGGTCGGGCACCAACACCGGCGGACCGGGCGACTCCCTGCTGGTTTACGGCTGGTACCTCTACGAGCAGGGCTTCCGCAATCTGCGCATGGGCTACGCCGCCGCGATGGCCTGGATGCTGATGCTCGGCATCGGCCTGGTGACCGCCGTGCTGTTCAAGACCCAGCGGGGTTGGGTGCACTACGAGGAGGACGCCCGGTGA
- a CDS encoding ABC transporter substrate-binding protein, producing the protein MGAGRWTARARGVRAVAAVVAALGLLATGCGGGSGSGDGKVTIRYSWWGAKDRAELIQKTVKLFEKEHPNIKVKTDFSEYTDFWSKFNTQAAGGNAPDVFQNSYAFLRKYGDKNLLLDLNGQADAGNLSLKGFRDGLEKAGDIDGKLLGVPVGANTFAFFYNPDAFQKAGVTVKDGWTWDDFFAAAKKVRKSDGTLYGASDNANVMYLYDLYLRQHGKAFFTKDDKLGFTKDDLTEWWGRWQQHAKADELVPGKKSEQAKPKASISADLSASEFTWDNFLVRFAAETKTTLDLGPIPTTDGKRTAQYLSSLMLSGSARTQHPKEVAQFIDFMTHDPEVGKIMGYNRGIPATTAQYDAYRPQGVDAKIAAYEKSVSAKLEPITPHPAGADVAEAAFLRIYTQVALGQSSMGKAVDQFFSEAESALGS; encoded by the coding sequence ATGGGTGCTGGGCGATGGACGGCGAGGGCGAGAGGGGTCCGGGCGGTCGCGGCCGTGGTGGCCGCACTGGGGCTGCTGGCCACCGGCTGCGGCGGGGGAAGCGGTTCCGGGGACGGCAAGGTGACCATCCGCTACTCGTGGTGGGGCGCCAAGGACCGCGCGGAGCTGATCCAGAAGACGGTCAAGCTCTTCGAGAAGGAACATCCGAACATCAAGGTCAAGACGGACTTCTCCGAATACACCGATTTCTGGAGCAAGTTCAATACCCAGGCCGCGGGCGGAAACGCCCCGGACGTCTTCCAGAACTCCTACGCCTTCCTGCGCAAATACGGCGACAAGAACCTGCTGCTGGATCTGAACGGTCAGGCCGACGCCGGAAATCTCAGCCTGAAGGGATTCCGCGACGGACTGGAGAAGGCCGGGGATATCGACGGCAAACTCCTCGGAGTGCCGGTCGGCGCCAATACCTTCGCCTTCTTCTACAACCCGGACGCGTTTCAGAAGGCCGGGGTGACCGTCAAGGACGGATGGACCTGGGACGACTTCTTCGCGGCCGCCAAGAAGGTGCGCAAGAGCGACGGCACCCTCTACGGCGCCAGCGACAACGCCAATGTGATGTACCTCTACGACCTGTATCTGCGGCAGCACGGCAAGGCGTTCTTCACCAAGGACGACAAGCTCGGCTTCACCAAGGACGACCTCACCGAGTGGTGGGGCCGCTGGCAGCAGCATGCCAAGGCCGATGAACTGGTGCCGGGCAAGAAGTCCGAGCAGGCCAAGCCCAAGGCGTCGATCAGCGCCGATCTGTCGGCCTCCGAGTTCACCTGGGACAACTTCCTGGTCCGCTTCGCCGCCGAGACCAAGACCACCCTCGACCTCGGGCCGATCCCGACCACGGACGGCAAGCGCACCGCCCAGTACCTCTCCTCGCTGATGCTCAGCGGTTCCGCCCGCACCCAGCACCCCAAGGAAGTCGCCCAGTTCATCGACTTCATGACCCATGACCCCGAGGTGGGCAAGATCATGGGCTACAACCGCGGCATCCCGGCGACCACCGCCCAGTACGACGCCTACCGGCCCCAGGGCGTCGACGCCAAGATCGCCGCGTATGAGAAGAGCGTGAGCGCCAAGCTGGAGCCGATCACCCCGCATCCGGCCGGCGCCGATGTCGCCGAGGCCGCCTTCCTGAGGATCTACACCCAGGTCGCGCTGGGGCAGAGTTCGATGGGCAAGGCGGTCGACCAGTTCTTCAGCGAGGCCGAGTCCGCGCTCGGCTCGTGA
- a CDS encoding TIGR02611 family protein, with the protein MNAESDGRHGTAETGPQVATGGDAPKKEPVWGSRAPRFIKRSRPLHLSWQVGVFIVGLGVVGLGVILLPLPGPGWLVIFAGMAIWATEFVWAQLVLAWTKRKVTEAAHRALDPRVRRRNLILTTIAVVICAVAVSAYVWKFGVVMPWKIEQ; encoded by the coding sequence ATGAATGCGGAGAGTGACGGGCGGCACGGGACTGCCGAAACGGGGCCCCAGGTCGCGACGGGGGGCGATGCGCCGAAGAAGGAGCCGGTATGGGGCTCCCGGGCGCCGCGGTTCATCAAGCGGTCCCGCCCGCTCCACCTGAGCTGGCAGGTTGGCGTGTTCATCGTCGGTCTCGGGGTCGTGGGCCTGGGCGTCATTCTGCTGCCCCTGCCCGGTCCGGGATGGCTGGTGATCTTCGCCGGAATGGCGATCTGGGCGACCGAGTTCGTCTGGGCGCAGCTGGTGCTTGCCTGGACGAAGCGCAAGGTCACCGAGGCGGCGCACCGTGCCCTTGACCCGAGGGTGCGCAGGCGCAATCTCATACTGACCACGATCGCGGTGGTGATCTGCGCCGTGGCGGTGTCGGCCTATGTGTGGAAGTTCGGTGTCGTGATGCCGTGGAAGATCGAGCAGTGA
- a CDS encoding SsgA family sporulation/cell division regulator, whose translation MNTTVSCELHLRLVVSSESSLPVPAGLRYDTADPYAVHATFHTGAEETVEWVFARDLLAEGLHRPTGTGDVRVWPSRSHGQGVVCIALSSPEGEALLEAPARALESFLKRTDAAVPPGTEHRHFDLDTELSHILAES comes from the coding sequence ATGAACACCACGGTCAGCTGCGAGCTGCACCTGCGCCTCGTTGTGTCGAGCGAATCCTCACTGCCTGTACCCGCGGGCCTGCGGTATGACACGGCCGACCCTTACGCCGTGCACGCCACCTTCCACACCGGAGCCGAAGAGACGGTCGAATGGGTGTTTGCCCGCGATCTTCTCGCCGAGGGTCTGCACCGGCCCACCGGCACCGGCGACGTCCGGGTGTGGCCGTCCCGCAGCCACGGCCAGGGAGTCGTCTGCATCGCCCTGAGCTCCCCGGAGGGGGAGGCACTGCTCGAAGCCCCGGCGCGGGCCCTGGAGTCGTTCCTGAAGCGAACCGACGCCGCGGTGCCACCCGGTACCGAACACCGCCATTTCGACCTCGACACAGAGCTCTCCCACATCCTGGCGGAGAGCTGA
- a CDS encoding CGNR zinc finger domain-containing protein, whose translation MLINHDTRCALDAVVDLVNTAPEGADRDDLADVPALRQFVERNDISDIGTLGERDLTAVRALRARFAEVFAAAGNEAAARRTAELLNAMIAAAGTTPRLTDHDGYDWHVHYFAPGASLADHLAADCGMALAFLVVGGERERLRRCEAPDCRHAFVDLSRNRSRRYCDSRTCGNRLHVAAYRARRREAAS comes from the coding sequence GTGCTGATCAACCACGACACCCGGTGCGCGCTCGACGCCGTCGTCGATCTGGTGAACACCGCGCCCGAGGGCGCGGACCGGGACGACCTCGCCGATGTCCCCGCACTGCGCCAATTCGTCGAGCGCAATGACATCAGCGACATCGGCACGCTCGGGGAGCGCGACCTCACCGCGGTACGGGCCCTACGGGCCCGGTTCGCCGAGGTCTTCGCGGCGGCCGGGAACGAGGCCGCCGCCCGCCGCACCGCCGAACTGCTCAACGCGATGATCGCCGCGGCCGGCACCACGCCCCGGCTCACCGACCACGACGGCTACGACTGGCATGTGCACTACTTCGCGCCCGGTGCCTCGCTGGCCGACCACCTCGCCGCCGACTGCGGGATGGCGCTGGCGTTCCTCGTGGTGGGGGGCGAGCGGGAGCGGCTGCGCCGCTGTGAGGCCCCGGACTGCCGCCACGCCTTCGTGGACCTGTCCCGCAACCGCTCCCGGCGCTACTGCGACAGCCGTACCTGCGGCAATCGGCTGCATGTCGCCGCGTACCGCGCCCGGCGCCGCGAGGCCGCGAGCTGA
- a CDS encoding DsbA family protein produces the protein MSHTDPSPRPVLDVWCELQCPDCRTALGDLRALRDRFQDALDIRLRHFPLERHRHAHAAAQAAEEAIAQGRGWPFVEAVLERTEELGTHGEPLLVEVARELGLDAEEMDTALVDGRHILIVDADQAEGKAIGVTGTPTYVIGGERLDGGKSQEGLRERVEEIAARLVAERS, from the coding sequence ATGAGCCACACCGACCCCTCCCCCCGTCCCGTGCTCGACGTCTGGTGCGAGCTGCAGTGCCCCGACTGCCGTACCGCCCTGGGCGATCTGCGCGCGCTGCGCGACCGCTTCCAGGACGCGCTGGACATACGGCTGCGCCACTTCCCGCTGGAGCGCCACCGGCATGCCCACGCGGCGGCCCAGGCGGCCGAGGAGGCCATCGCCCAGGGGCGCGGCTGGCCGTTCGTCGAAGCCGTCCTGGAGCGCACCGAGGAGCTCGGGACCCACGGTGAGCCGCTGCTGGTGGAGGTGGCCCGGGAACTGGGGCTGGACGCCGAGGAGATGGACACCGCGCTGGTCGACGGCCGGCACATCCTGATCGTGGACGCGGACCAGGCCGAGGGCAAGGCGATCGGGGTCACCGGCACCCCCACGTATGTGATCGGCGGCGAGCGGCTGGACGGCGGCAAGAGCCAGGAGGGGCTGCGGGAGCGCGTCGAGGAGATCGCCGCCCGCCTCGTCGCCGAGCGGTCCTGA
- a CDS encoding GNAT family N-acetyltransferase has product MTTTLRPTAPERHTDGGGRARAYEVCVNGRPVGSVRLATDARLGPAAGRIEQLHIDEADRHRGRGTVAALAAEEVLRGWGCTQLMVSVPASATTALGLTAALGYRERGRNMVKRLTDPPELPEGSAIRPLTDADYPAWHAQERAGYVADLLARGLTRQQADTKADTDYATLLPQGPDTPAALLRVLARGGTDVGTIWIALREGEPDAAESGEAYVYAVEVAEEHRGHGHGRTLMLAAERASLAHGAHSLGLHVFGGNTPALRLYESLGYESIEYQFYKPLL; this is encoded by the coding sequence GTGACCACCACCCTGCGGCCCACCGCGCCCGAACGGCACACCGACGGCGGCGGGCGTGCCCGCGCGTACGAGGTGTGCGTCAACGGCCGCCCCGTCGGCTCCGTACGCCTGGCCACCGATGCCCGCCTGGGCCCGGCGGCCGGGCGCATCGAGCAGCTCCACATCGACGAGGCCGACCGGCACCGGGGGCGTGGCACGGTCGCGGCGCTCGCCGCCGAGGAGGTGCTGCGCGGCTGGGGCTGCACGCAGCTGATGGTGAGCGTCCCCGCGTCGGCCACGACCGCCCTCGGGCTCACGGCCGCACTCGGCTACCGCGAGCGCGGCCGCAACATGGTCAAGCGGCTCACGGACCCGCCCGAGCTGCCGGAGGGCAGCGCGATACGTCCCCTCACGGACGCCGACTACCCGGCGTGGCACGCCCAGGAGCGGGCCGGATACGTCGCCGATCTGCTCGCGCGCGGGCTCACCCGGCAGCAGGCCGACACCAAGGCGGACACCGACTACGCGACGCTGCTGCCGCAGGGCCCGGACACCCCCGCGGCCCTGCTGCGCGTCCTCGCCCGCGGCGGCACGGACGTGGGCACCATCTGGATCGCGCTGCGCGAGGGGGAGCCCGACGCCGCCGAGAGCGGTGAGGCGTACGTCTACGCCGTCGAGGTCGCCGAGGAGCACCGCGGCCACGGACACGGCCGCACCCTGATGCTGGCCGCCGAGCGCGCGAGCCTGGCGCACGGGGCGCACAGCCTGGGCCTGCACGTCTTCGGCGGCAACACCCCGGCGCTGCGGCTGTACGAGTCGCTGGGCTACGAGTCGATCGAGTACCAGTTCTACAAGCCACTGCTGTAA
- a CDS encoding aminotransferase class IV, translated as MKPAIWLDGSLCDPDSAMVSVFDHGLTVGDGVFETVKVTEGRAFALTRHLRRLARSAAGLGLPEPDLDEVRRGCEEVLKAHPVAFGRLRITYTGGISPLGSDRGTAGPTVVVALVEASRRPDATAVVTVPWARNERGALTGLKTTSYGENVVALARAREHDATEALFGNTVGALCEGTGSNVFVVLDGQLHTPPLSSGCLAGITRALVLEWVGAKETDLPLDALYRAEEVFVTSTTRDVQAVHRVDSHTLPGAPGPVTAEALRIFLERAAADIDP; from the coding sequence ATGAAACCGGCCATCTGGCTCGATGGATCCCTCTGTGACCCGGACAGCGCCATGGTGTCCGTGTTCGACCACGGGCTCACGGTCGGCGACGGCGTCTTCGAGACCGTCAAGGTCACCGAGGGGCGGGCGTTCGCCCTCACCCGCCATCTGCGGCGGCTGGCCCGCTCGGCCGCGGGCCTCGGGCTCCCCGAGCCGGACCTGGACGAGGTGCGGCGGGGCTGCGAGGAGGTGCTCAAGGCCCACCCCGTGGCGTTCGGGCGGCTGAGGATCACCTACACCGGAGGGATCTCACCGCTCGGCTCCGACCGGGGCACGGCCGGGCCCACCGTGGTCGTCGCGCTGGTCGAGGCGTCCCGCAGGCCCGACGCCACGGCCGTGGTCACCGTCCCCTGGGCGCGCAACGAGCGCGGGGCGCTCACCGGACTGAAGACCACCTCGTACGGCGAGAACGTGGTCGCGCTCGCCCGCGCCCGCGAGCACGACGCCACCGAGGCCCTCTTCGGCAACACGGTCGGCGCGCTCTGCGAGGGCACCGGCTCCAATGTCTTCGTGGTCCTCGACGGCCAACTGCACACCCCGCCGCTCTCCTCCGGCTGCCTCGCCGGGATCACCCGCGCCCTGGTGCTGGAGTGGGTGGGCGCCAAGGAGACCGATCTGCCGCTGGACGCGCTGTACCGGGCCGAGGAGGTCTTCGTGACCTCCACGACCCGCGACGTACAGGCCGTCCACCGCGTGGACAGCCACACCCTGCCCGGCGCCCCCGGCCCGGTCACGGCCGAGGCCCTGCGGATCTTCCTTGAGCGGGCGGCCGCGGACATCGACCCCTGA
- a CDS encoding chorismate-binding protein, with the protein MHDLPPLARFGGLLATGLRDVTSDPSALETQGFWAVVADFEGRLVCARFGDVRAEPVPPPAPGGWRGPTAGEWTSSLDRTAYTAGVREIRRRIAAGEVYQANLCRVLSAPLPDPAAADVDALTALLALGNPAPYAGTVRLPAHGVEVATASPELFLRRTGRTVESGPIKGTGRGPEDLLEKDHAENVMIVDLVRNDLGRVCATGSVTVPALCAVEPHPGLVHLVSTVRGALAPGTGWPELLAATFPPGSVTGAPKSSALRVIEELETAPRGPYCGGIGWVDADRGTGELAVGIRTFWIDRGPAGTVLRFGTGAGITWGSDSEREWDETELKAARLLAVASGVQQTTGVRQTTGRATR; encoded by the coding sequence GTGCACGACCTACCCCCGCTCGCCCGCTTCGGCGGCCTGCTCGCCACCGGTCTACGGGATGTCACCAGTGACCCGTCGGCCCTGGAAACCCAGGGTTTCTGGGCCGTTGTCGCGGACTTCGAGGGCCGTCTGGTCTGCGCTCGCTTCGGGGACGTACGGGCCGAGCCGGTGCCGCCGCCCGCGCCCGGCGGCTGGCGCGGCCCCACGGCGGGGGAGTGGACCTCGTCACTGGACCGGACCGCCTACACCGCGGGGGTGCGCGAGATCCGGCGGCGGATCGCGGCCGGTGAGGTCTACCAGGCCAACCTCTGCCGGGTGCTGTCCGCGCCGCTGCCCGATCCCGCCGCGGCCGATGTGGACGCGCTGACCGCGCTGCTGGCCCTGGGCAACCCTGCCCCGTACGCGGGCACCGTAAGGCTGCCGGCCCACGGGGTGGAGGTCGCCACGGCGTCACCAGAGCTGTTTCTGCGGCGCACCGGCCGCACCGTGGAGTCCGGCCCCATCAAGGGCACCGGCCGCGGCCCCGAGGACCTGCTGGAGAAGGACCACGCCGAGAACGTGATGATCGTGGACCTGGTCCGCAACGACCTGGGCCGGGTCTGCGCCACCGGCTCGGTGACCGTCCCGGCGCTCTGCGCGGTCGAACCGCACCCCGGTCTGGTCCATCTCGTCTCCACGGTGCGGGGCGCACTCGCCCCCGGCACCGGCTGGCCGGAACTGCTCGCGGCCACCTTCCCGCCCGGATCGGTCACCGGCGCGCCCAAGTCCAGCGCGCTGCGCGTCATCGAGGAGCTGGAGACCGCGCCCCGCGGCCCGTACTGCGGCGGTATCGGCTGGGTCGACGCCGACCGCGGCACCGGTGAGCTGGCGGTCGGGATACGGACCTTCTGGATCGACCGCGGCCCGGCCGGGACCGTGCTGCGGTTCGGCACCGGGGCGGGCATCACATGGGGCTCGGACTCGGAGCGCGAATGGGACGAAACGGAACTCAAGGCCGCCCGGCTGCTCGCGGTAGCGTCGGGTGTACAGCAGACAACGGGTGTACGGCAGACAACGGGAAGGGCGACGCGATGA
- a CDS encoding zf-TFIIB domain-containing protein: MQCPKCHAPMHTYNRNGVQIEQCSGCRGIFLDYGELEALTRLESQWTQAVPPAPPGAPQAYPAAPAWGAPQHGHHGGHHGHHKRGFGHMLFSS; the protein is encoded by the coding sequence ATGCAGTGTCCCAAGTGCCATGCGCCGATGCACACGTACAACCGCAATGGCGTGCAGATAGAGCAGTGCAGCGGCTGCCGGGGGATCTTTCTGGACTACGGGGAGCTGGAGGCGCTGACCCGCCTTGAGTCGCAGTGGACGCAAGCGGTGCCGCCCGCTCCGCCCGGTGCTCCGCAGGCGTACCCGGCCGCACCCGCGTGGGGCGCCCCGCAGCACGGGCACCACGGCGGCCACCACGGCCACCACAAGCGCGGCTTCGGGCACATGCTCTTCTCGTCCTGA